The stretch of DNA aTTCGTGTAGTGATTTATTTTTGTCCTTATTGccacttatcacagcttcagattgaaccGATCTTAATAATTTATGACGAAGAATATCTGctccaaaaattttataacattgcctaatttttttacaaaattgctcaaatccccaattttcagcctcaattttctcgaaaacaagcacggtgacctatgttttattttgtgttttattttataactcgccaaggcctacaacatatttcaaaattataaaaatgacattatatcgagaaactgtatctGATGCTCTTAAGTCTCATATAGATTTATTTAGATTTCAAGttgaaattcgagctattttatatgtctttttaagTTCGTATTAAGTTTCTATCGCGGAACAAGGGCTTTTGCTCGGGCTTCCGAAAAGAGGGCTCCGGGATATGcgtactaaataaacaatgttgcagtatacaaaacgcaacataggagttgacataaagttagatgtggtgtgattgccaaagagacaactatccacaagagtttAAATGCATTGGATGTAAGAAATCATATATCGGcaaccgtacaaccttcaacactccgtatagtcagctacaaaaggccaccatgcactatgtgaaaaaaaatcaacgaaaaactaacggtctatttTACAAAAGAACAAATATGACACATATGTAAACAACGACAAACAATTGAACTTCttgctcctgacttgggtcaggtACATAAAGAAAGTGCACGTGGCGGAGTTTAACATTTATGTGAGAGAACATCGAACtgtaacagtagtgtaacagcacaacacgagaaaaaaatgtaaactagacAAATCGATGCACCCGCACTCCACTCATTTAACCGCTTATACCCCCAAATAGgacaaagttcaatttttctcccaaaagaggaaaaataataaaaagaaaaaaccctgaccacatgcacactatcaatacatgtacaaacagctAGCAGAGTGATAAAttcctagcattcaaactgtaggaggagttatcTGAAAACGCCCTACTTATGCAAGTAAATTTCCCAAAAATGACCAAAGTTCAACTTTCTCCAAAAAGAGCACATATTAATAAGAAgtaaaccctgaccacatgcagcacaccttcaatatatgtacacaCAGACAGTAAAGAGAAAACTTCCTAAGATTCAAACTGTCGGAGGAGTTATGCGGAATAACTATATACCATAATGGGACggaaagacggacggacggacagaggtTAAACACTATGCCCCCAACTTTCAGTTGCTGTAAAGTTGCGGTGGCTAAAAAACAGTTTCAATTGGCTGGCTCAATAGATCGGTATGACTGGGTAATTTAAATCCATCGGGGTGATCTCGGGTTCCCCAGAAAGGTAAGGAGATTCTGCTCAACGTGTGCATCTGTCGTGTTATTCGCGAAATTACAAACCGAGTGGTTTGGTCTTATTTGGAAGTTCACATTCGAGTAAAAGATGAAGGTATTATGGTTACGACAACTGGAACATGTTTgtcgtcacatgtgaaacagATATCCCAAAAAGTTTAATTTCAATTAGTTCGAGGTAGATCAGagaattcaattgattaaaaagtaaaagattgatattcgtatatatgttcaaataatcattatatttttttttagagaattcTTATTTTATAGTATTGATGCTTTGTCGCTTAGTCCGAGCCCCCTTCCCTCCGATTTTCCTGTGACTTAAGTGTGAGTTGATTTGAAATGTCtcatttttttaaccaaaaagtATTAGTCCTTTGATTTGTGTCGAGCCTGCGACATAAATGTAGCGGCAGTGAGACACAACAACGTCATCGAAAGTGgcgtcatttcgggaccttttatagcttactattgGGTATGggtttcgctcattgttgaaaaccatacagttttgttttagttaaatgAAATCGAATTCAATTGTAACATGATAAATTTATTACCTCCATGAAGTGTTTTAAAACTTAATATCAAGAAAAAGCAACTAcagaaaaactttttttaaatttttttttaccgatCATCATAACGCTTTTACACTGAAAGCAGCAATATCAGGCGAGGCACAGCGTTCCGTGgacttttttacaaatttattataatactgCTTCTTTTTGCAAACTTCGGATCAAATAACAGTACCAAGTGGTTTCGGGATATCCCAATTATGTCCGAAATACTGTAAAATTtttaggattttattttttttattattgtctgcCGTTCCCCTTTTTCATACCAAAATAACAACCACTCGaactttaatttgatttttaacttCGGCGATACCCACCCaaagcacattaaacaaacgacacattgaaatctgttaaaaaatagattttttttttcacatagtgcatggtggccttttgtagctgactatacggaagtgttgaaggctgtacggttgccgATATATGATTTGTTAAATCAAATGCCTTTAaaatctggtggatagttgtctcattggcaatcacaccacatctaactttatttcaactcctattttgcgttttgtatactgcaacattgtttatttagtacgCATATCCCGGAGCCCTCTTTCGGAAGCCCGAGCAAAAGCCATTGTTCCGCGATAGAAAACTTAATTACGAActcaaaaaaaacatataaaatagctcgaatttcaactcgaaatttttatttataaaaatgagacTTAAATTCGAATCTTACTCAAACCCTACTTCAAGAAGTAACGCAAATTCAAAGTTATAACTAGAACTGCCattaaatgtgactcaaactcgaagtccaactcgaaactcaatgctaactagaactttaattaTAAGAAAACTAACTAAAAGTTTTACtcaaacagtaacccgaactttaatttgaacactaaaTAGATGGATGGCCAAACGCATTCAAGGCACATACAATatggaaatctatctaaaaatattACGGGttttttccgaattggtcacgtggttttacttcatcaagtaatgggataaccacatcaaagaatgacagaaccacatcaaagaatgacaagaccacatcaaataatgacacaaacacatcaagtagtgtaaaatggtcaaatttttgaaacatcattacgtaatattaaaaccatataaagaatagacaaatcatcattacgaaataacaaaatcacATCATGTAAGAAACAAttacattacgttaagtcacatatacatcaagtaatgttaaaaccacattgactaatgacacaatcatattaaataatggtgaaaccacaacgagtaatgacaaaaccatattgagtaatgacaaaactatatcaagtcaatacgaaaccatatcgtgtaatatcgaaatatcattaagtaatgactattccatattgagttatattaaaccagcattacgtaatgtcaaaaccatatcaagtaaagacaaaatatcattaagtaatgataaaacaacataaagtaatatcagagttccacataagacagctgtggcgttccatagtaTAATACTTAACCCATAACGGGAGCCTCTAGCcttttttagttttgtatgtttttaattcttTCATATGTTGTGGAGTTTGGTGTGCGTCCATTTTCATTGAAGTAGTAcatattttgtttaggggccagcggaAACCCGCTTTCGTGGacggaattttctcgctgtgcTGAAGACCTTttcgactgttttctgctctttggtcgggttgttgtctctttttcgtaatatgaaaatgcctgttccaagtcaggaatatgacagttgtttttcattcgtttgatgtgtttgaggttttgaaatgccatttgataagggactttcctttttgaattttcctcggagttaagtatttttgtgatttcacatTTGACcaattcccaatttccattctcaattttatataaacacattaaacatgtttgtgcCAAAAACAATCTAGATATTGTGATCTATATATTCTATATTGGACAAACATCTATATACAAGGTATTTGTTGTAATGATACTGTGCAGAGTATATACAAGCTAAGGGTATTGTATTATACACTaatcttttttaatgtttttcataGATCATTAAGATATCAGTAGAAAATGATAGTTGATAACTGTTCTTAGACCGATTTCTTGGAAGCTCTGCTCGGGTCAGTTTCTCTATTGTGATATTCATCGGTTGGGGTTGTAAATAAATTTTTCACTTGGAcctttagcttttgattttgccttgttttttgtattttgttttatctttttgttttcttttgtttcttttccTGTAGTTTGGACTCAGTTTTTGATTTGGTGTCTTAACTGATATTTGTTGATGTTTCTGTTATTGCATCTGTAAGTTGAGATATGGACTGTGAAGATGGGATTTCACTGTGATCAACATGATCACCATGTCAGTCTCATTCCCACTTTCACTTCCACTTGAATCAGATTGATCATCGTTGTTATTCACTTCAGAGTCTGATGCAGTTGCAGTTGGATTTTGGCATTATTTGCTTTATGCCATTCTGTTCCACATTGGTTACAAACCAAATTGTGTCGGCTATTTTCTTGTCTGTGTCTCTTTTTCAGACATTTCTGACATTTGGTATCTTGGTATCTCTGTGTCAATACGTTTGTATACTTCTTCGTGTGGTAAGAAGTATTTTTGTTGAAGTATTTAATTGCCGAATGAATCTGTCTCAAGGATGAAGACAGTTTTACTGAGGACAGGTCTTCAAAATTATCATGTTAATTGACATGATTTTGATTTGCTGTTTTTGAAACAGCACCCGGAATGTGAGTTGTCGGCcatgttgtttgttttagttTAGTTGATGGGTTGGTTATATTAAATTTATGGTTTTAAGAGTTGTTAAATATACTTTTCTACCATTCCTGATAATTGTTTTCTGTATCAAAATATAGAGTGGTAGTCCCAGatggttatttatttattattggaCTAATTTTGAGGACCATGACAAGTAGCGTGGATATCATTCGATGTCCCTTAGATCCTAATTAGAATTCTCCCCTGTATGAAAACAGGTCTATATATGGGGTCAATAttaaacatacatacatgtatcatccAAAACATAATCGCATAAATTCTTTGTAAGATAGAGGCGAAAGGTACTAACGGGACATTCAAACTCCAAAGTCGTAAATAAAAGTGAGGCGATAGATACTAAAgcgatattcaaactcataaatcgaagatGAACGGACAACATCATGGCaaacaaaataaccaaaatacaaacaacagaaaactaaatattgagcAACATCACCCTATCTTTCGTTATAACGAATGACATCTGTATAACGCTAAGCAGTATTTCAGGTAGATCGAAATATCTGGAATATTACTTTATTTTACTAGGTTTATAGCAGACAAtattacagacgccatcacgagttgattgactgttaggaatatcttttttttcaaagatgacCATTGAAATGTTGAAATTGGAGTAACGACAATCATAATCCCCTTTCCCAAAATTGTTATGTCCCCTTATTAAAACAGCATATGTTTTCTTAGCATAATCAATATGACGGGTGCAATTTATGTAGCCGGATCTGCTTACCTGTCAGGATCACTTGAGATCATCCCAGGTTTTTGATGGTATTACTGTTGCCCATTGTCTAGGTTTCAAGTTAGGGCTGTTTGACTTGTTTGTGTTTTCATGGATTTTCGTTAtcatacgcccgtcaaaattttaactggacgtattatggtatataaATGTcctgcgtccgtctgttcgtctgtctgactggcgtaaacatgtcgcactgtaacttgagaacgacttatccaaatttcatgaagcTTATTATAGTTGTTTcgtatgatggtcaaatgatctgtatactttttggtgaaaataagattaaaactttttgagttacggcacttcgAAACTTAAACagggggtgtttttttcacatgtcgcactgtatctcaaaaacgatttttgattattgcttaaaactgtacacacctcttagttatattaatcttaagatctgtatactttttgatgatgattcaaaatttcatttttgagttattgagtattttgtaaaaaatggggagagtttttttacatgtcgcgctgtatcgtaaacacgatttatgattattgcttaaaactttacacacttttttgttatattaatctgaagatctgtatactttttggttataattcaaaattttattttttgagttattgagtttttgtaaaaaaaagggtgaggtttttttacatgtcgcgccgtatctcaaaaacaatttatgattattgcttaaaactttacacacttctttgttactattaatctaaagatctgtatatttttggttttgattaaaacatttattttactgatatttagttttttgtaaaaataaaagatggtggaggggtttcacatgtccctccgtatctcaaaaataatatatgagtattgcttaaaactttctagaaactatttatgattattgcataaaactgcCACACAAggcgtcgggcgtatcatgcgctcatggcacagctgtttattttcCATGGGATTGACTGTCCTTTTTCGGCTTAGATGTCCGTTTGGTATCTTACGAATCTTTTACTAACAATGGGTCGATGTTGCTGTTTGTGGACATCCCGACGTTCATCTGCTCAGTTTCATGATACCATGATTATCACGAAAACTAAAGACTCAGGCGTCACCCCTGTATAACAAGATCGTCAGACGTCATTTTCCAAAGCAGGTGATCATTTATCTTCAGACAGGATTTATATCTAATTACGTCACATTCCGAACATCGTacaaatgacaataataataCTAGTAATCTTTCTCACGTTCTTTGCTTTTCAGCTACAAATATATTTTCCTTTAATGAATCTGACCAACACTGTTTCATCCCTAAATATTAAACAgaacctgatttttttttatatccgaTGACTAGTTTACTATTAATTGAATCATTTTCTTTCTCCCGTAGTTACAGGTGATGTCAAAATATCATGTTTACGGATCAGTATATAGATTACATGACTActtctgataaaaaaaagtaaagtacGTGTCAACTATTACTCACTGACATTAAATAAAATGAGGAAAGATCAAAAAGGGTTAACAGTTTGTTAATGATCGACGatagttttgaaatatattttgaatattgatcTGGTACTCTTTGCCTTGCGTAGCCGTTTATATTGGATGATGATGAGAATTGGGACAACTTGTTGTGGTCACAAAATGATTTCCTATATCTCttattagaccttttcaacatctctcgacaccgacgaatgacacctacagtttacaggtaaaatagaAGGGTCCGtctcataatataaaaaaaaaatccatcatgaATTATCTAAAACGTATGCATATTCGATTTGGCGGTTTTATCTTGTATTGACTATATAGCTACAGaagatatattacatattacaaaaatatatttcactatGATATAAAAGAGGGCCGAAATAATATGCTTATTATATGTATTTACACGACATTTTAcgtttaattgattaaaaatcTCTGCAATCATTCGGCATTCTGCTCAGCTTTCCTTTCAATTTATGAGTATGCGAGTCTTCCAAAGATTGTACAGCATTACAATAACGATAATTTTTTTATCTGTACAATTTTTAGTGATCGAAAACTTAACTTCGGGGGTAGGAGggtcacgttttttttttcacaaaagagATATAATCCCCCAATTTGATGAAGAAAAATTCTGGTCCGTCAGGTGaccaaaaaaaattattgatgcagatttctccaataccttgtagtattgaattttgaaaaaaatgatttgatagaTTGCGTTGATAAACTAAACAATTtcgagagaaaacaaatttgactgagagaccccctattttttttttaagtgaaagTGAAATGGTTGCTCCCCGATACGTTTTTTAAAAGTTATGAAAGATAATTACTTGACAGTCTGTCATACACTTGTAAACACGACCAAGTAATGTTTTGTACCAATTTTTACCTAACTGatgaaaatattcaattttagGAGGGGAAAATCTTGTTCCTGGACATAAATTTTATCTCTGACAATACATAAGGAAGTTTATCCGATAAGAGCAGTAAATCTCTATCGCATATCTTGTGCGCCTGAAAAAGTCCTGAATATGTTTGTAGTTTGTACGTCTTTAACACAGTGGAAGTTTTAGTTAATGATGTGATATTTTGACATTATGCTCAACGTATAAAAAAGATGAAATGGGATATAAAGCCTATCCTTTTCTACatactaaatttaaaataaaaactaccTGTTATTTAGAATCTTTTGGAatcttttgcaataaaataaatttcaagcaATAAAGTCAGTatgattattttcaatttgtactTTTGAGACGACCCTGTACATTTTACATGTCGTAGTCGTACTCAACTGTAGGTGTAGACAATTGTGAAAAGATCTATTACAAATATGTACTTTTGTTTACTATGGCGATAATGTTTTATTCTATTGAATATTAGAACATTGATttcttttaacatatatatagaaaatatgaaTATCGAACCGATCATtggcagccggttggatattgaatacaGAATAATGAATAGAGAACCGGCTGCTAAAAGTTCCAACTATTTACCGAATGAGTATCAAATTAAAGCATTAAAATATAGTATGTTTGTTATTtggtatatatgtataatatcaTTTCCTACATGTAGGTTTCAATCCGTACAAGACAACTCAACATAATGGCAATGGCATCAGATGATAACATAAGATGTGCACAGTGTACATTTGTTGTACTACACATTTTTCCAGAAATGATACAAGATTTATTAGCAGCAACAGATCTACCACCGTCAGTACTATACCGCATGATCAAGAACAATCCTagaataaatctaaaaaaatatgaaagaacaACTGTACAAACAATGACTATAGATGGATTTACGAAACTAGATATCAGTGTTATGTATAAAATCATTAAGTTTTTTAACCTGATAAGCCCTCCAACTAGAAATTGGGGATCTAATCCATTACCAAATGAAACCGAACTTGGAGATGACATAGAGAGGATAAAAAAGGCAAGAAACTATTTAGTTCACAAATATGATGCAAACGTATCTGAGAAATCGTTTACTGAGTTCTTTGAAAACAGTATAACTGTTAGTAAAAGGTTTGACAAATACTTAAGAAAGCCAGAGGGTTCCAGTTACGAGGAAAGAATTCGACGATACAAATCATGTTTACTTGACAAAACAGCCATAGAAAAATTACTAGAAGAGAGACGAAAAGAAGAAAGTTTGAAAAGTACGTATCAAATATCCAATTCccctcaacaacaaaaaaacacacacacaattaCAGTGAAATGCAGTGAAGTTAAGCatttgatagttcattgataacattctggcatatcataaacaaacaacttgtaacgtctcatttcattggccgaaagattcAGATACAAAAACAATATAGTCAATGTGCACGTGAATTAACACAGGTGACCGACAAAGGAATGtactatgttactacgaacgtaaaaccaaggattttgtttaatttacaaacctttggtcacaagaattaaataaatcttttgttaACTTCCAATAGTGGGgtcgaaatattatactgatattttgtattcAGTAATATTTTAAGTTCTTTATGCATGCAGCAACTCAATTATCGTGTACCGCATAATGAGAAATATAcggataaaataaaatgcatgtgccgcttttatacaaatgaatacatgaaccacttttaatttctttcatactgACGATAGGTTATAATCCTAACAATGTCGTAGTCACTTATAATAAGTATCTCATAATACTGATCCATTACAATAATTAATGATGGGTTGCACTGATattcctcttttattattttcatgctataaaacatACACACAGTAGCTAAGCGTACCATAAACTGAGGAAATTGTCCcccaaaatagaaacaaaataactttaatcgTATCATTTGTGCACCTGAATGAATTCAGTAAAGGCATGTTGttgtaataaattgaaaagtTACATCGGCGAAGATTAATCAGTTCTTTTgcatgtgttgaaaaaaataataaattaatacttgTGAGAAATGTCGTAGTTTACAAGGAacaattctcgtttgaattattttacattgtcatttcggggccttttatggctgactttgcggtatgggctttgctcattattgaaagccgtacggtgatctattatagttgttaatttatgtgttattttgttctcttgtggagagttgtctcattggcaatcataccacatcttcttttatatatgtatttatagtatACAAGGTATTAACCCGCAGTTAAAATTTGTCCACTTTTTAAGAACACATCTGTAAAAAACGGACGCCCACCGGACAGAAGGGGTCAGaagggcaatcataccacatcttcctttttaaatataaatgtactgttttcgattttaaatgaatgaacatttatttttttattttatactgtaagaATAGAGCTGCATAAAATTGTTGAACTATTCGCTAAAGTACATGTAGTATGTAttcgtatttaaaatgaaatacaaaacgaaacatgtatgataaactgataaacaaaatatcaagaaattaagaTGACTAAACGCATGTACAAGAAGAAACTCacctttttatcaaaacattttatgaataaaaactttttttaaaaaactgattgtttctatttacatgtacatatttataattattatatataatttacgttcgtttttcaaccgagaatagcaaaacCTCATGAAGTATATCATTGGAGTTTATAAACTACATTTATTCCCCTGTGCCATGGTTTGCCAtctgcgttttttttttaacaaagcatGGTTGGTTACATATTATGAATTTACTTATGATTTCGgaatttttttctcaagtaaacgtcaatgaaaaaaatatgtggattgagttttttttagtttttcattgaacttttgatgtcgtcccttgatCCAGAGgacaaatttgaattaaatatttcgatgtgaaaactgttaagattttaaagtttaaaattttactatcaattgcagaaaattataaaaccaatgaatttcATATGCATATTTATAAGAGCTAGAATACGACGATGGAAGctttaaacgaccttgaccagCTACGTGAATATTGATCAGTCCATTCAACGTTATAGTACGTGTGTTCTATTTCGCAGGTGTGAggtcgaaggtttgaattgaccaatgaaaacgatcgttccttaaagagttaatctaataaagtttgGTTGACTGATTACGTCGCAATAACTTTCGCTAAGCTTTACAGCATATGAGTATTATCAAAACCGACCcagaaaaatcaatatttattggAAGAAATACAGGCAATGTATGGTACTCAATTTTTGTgtttaaatatcaattgaaaatatcttAAACGAATGGGTTAATCAAACAATTAGTTATGTTAGTTAGAAAATCAAgggccgtatgcataaaacatcttaacttaagtattccTTAAACTTAGATTTCACTA from Mytilus edulis unplaced genomic scaffold, xbMytEdul2.2 SCAFFOLD_713, whole genome shotgun sequence encodes:
- the LOC139509280 gene encoding uncharacterized protein — protein: MAMASDDNIRCAQCTFVVLHIFPEMIQDLLAATDLPPSVLYRMIKNNPRINLKKYERTTVQTMTIDGFTKLDISVMYKIIKFFNLISPPTRNWGSNPLPNETELGDDIERIKKARNYLVHKYDANVSEKSFTEFFENSITVSKRFDKYLRKPEGSSYEERIRRYKSCLLDKTAIEKLLEERRKEESLKTICICDLQSQQKEVHIMTGKSMNEVLESVKSIA